From a region of the Thermosipho melanesiensis BI429 genome:
- a CDS encoding HEPN-associated N-terminal domain-containing protein: MEDKEHCCAECFKDEYIRNFIIQEGKKGKCDVCGRDNVFVVSFDLVADFIIEGFRRAYETLENEGFWHPEEKRYCDPVTGNDLGQSMFEALYYVEEIFSDDLEEVLKL; this comes from the coding sequence ATGGAAGACAAAGAGCATTGTTGCGCAGAATGTTTTAAAGACGAATATATTAGAAACTTTATAATACAAGAAGGAAAAAAGGGAAAATGCGACGTATGTGGTAGAGATAATGTCTTTGTTGTAAGTTTTGACTTAGTAGCTGATTTTATTATTGAAGGGTTTAGAAGAGCATATGAAACATTAGAAAATGAAGGGTTTTGGCATCCTGAAGAAAAGAGATACTGTGATCCCGTTACGGGTAATGACTTAGGGCAATCAATGTTTGAAGCACTCTATTATGTTGAAGAAATATTTTCGGATGATTTAGAGGAGGTATTAAAACTGTGA
- a CDS encoding PHP domain-containing protein — translation MKKINFERGSEWRKWDLHVHTPFSYLNNQFGNDFDQYVKGLFKRAIQKEIAAIGITDYFSIEGYKKLKEYLDDEKD, via the coding sequence GTGAAGAAAATAAATTTTGAAAGAGGTTCAGAATGGAGAAAATGGGATTTACATGTACATACACCTTTTTCTTATTTAAATAATCAATTTGGGAATGATTTTGATCAATATGTCAAAGGACTGTTCAAAAGAGCTATTCAAAAGGAGATAGCAGCTATAGGGATTACAGATTATTTCTCTATAGAAGGATATAAAAAGTTAAAAGAATACCTTGATGATGAAAAAGATTAG
- a CDS encoding TrlF family AAA-like ATPase encodes MLVLPNIEFRLNKLVGKRRINFHVIFSNEVDVYDIEREFLESIKFVYEAEPQAGDEKRSLTKENLERLGRKLKKEHKNFKNEPDIVIGLKNAVVDDEDIMQILSNKKSIFKGKYLIFVPADEDLSKISWNGQDHQTRKLLIQKCDGLIASNQNTIEWALGYKHPGKTRKEKIRNFKKEFKSLKPCIFGSDAHSLEKLFEPDNKKYTWIKADPTFEGLKQVIYEPEERVKIQEKNPQEFYHKPFFSSITIKESEIFEEGSVKFLDTSIKLNPNLVAIIGGRGTGKSLLLDAVAKTFEKEPKNERAQSISIRNDDFVVSYEKTDGTKIEYKIQEQNVLDYLHVYQGKVKDIVDPKLPEHLDSEIKGLLNFSDVPQRPFSEEEINRLINEIFEIKGFLEKKDSNGNLINSLSFIEQEIGKKKKLINNITTKENTELIEKYSANLKLIDKVEKMKENLELLSKELVSFQEEKNKIIEELNKELSSDNKLPLLDFKFYIEKILSINNNNNEYLEEIRNENKNIKDEFRKKGIIGDISTLLEQVKKYQEEIIDLENRKDEVIKKEKDLMQKFSIISNFVEKLVESYNDYVINVERSWNYLKKGKEDWTEEQKTLVEKLLSDIKVKPRISFDNKIFYEKLKKCLNLRMFQSTKEQNQEDRIKEVFNIHSEEDFINLLKNKKMININSEKFSLSEILDKNLFVKDGTKDFLKLLLIETSSYWNVISEVYYKSKSLSQLSVGMKGTMYICLKLATDPFIKPFIFDQPEDDLDNDFIMNNLVPIFRKIKKYRQVIIVTHNANLVVNADAEQIIVAENNNECISYKAGSLENPDIRNEICKILEGGEYAFKQRERKYSFPIQKEEVD; translated from the coding sequence ATTCTTGTTTTGCCTAACATAGAGTTTAGATTAAACAAACTAGTAGGTAAAAGGAGAATAAATTTTCATGTCATTTTTTCAAATGAAGTGGATGTTTATGATATTGAAAGGGAATTTCTAGAGAGTATTAAATTTGTTTATGAAGCTGAGCCTCAGGCCGGTGATGAGAAAAGAAGTTTAACCAAGGAAAATTTAGAAAGACTTGGAAGAAAGCTGAAAAAAGAACATAAGAATTTTAAAAATGAACCCGATATTGTAATAGGATTGAAAAATGCAGTTGTTGATGATGAAGATATTATGCAAATACTTTCAAATAAAAAATCAATTTTTAAGGGTAAGTATTTGATATTTGTACCAGCTGATGAAGATTTGAGTAAAATTTCATGGAACGGTCAAGATCATCAAACAAGAAAATTACTAATTCAAAAATGTGATGGTTTGATTGCATCAAATCAGAATACAATAGAATGGGCACTTGGTTACAAACATCCTGGTAAAACAAGAAAAGAAAAAATAAGAAATTTTAAAAAAGAATTTAAGAGTTTGAAACCATGCATTTTTGGTTCTGATGCGCACAGTTTAGAAAAATTATTTGAACCTGACAATAAGAAATATACATGGATCAAAGCTGATCCTACATTCGAGGGATTAAAACAGGTAATTTATGAACCTGAAGAAAGAGTTAAAATTCAAGAAAAAAATCCTCAAGAATTTTATCACAAACCATTTTTCTCAAGTATAACAATAAAGGAATCAGAAATTTTTGAAGAAGGAAGTGTAAAATTTTTAGATACAAGTATTAAGCTCAATCCAAATCTTGTGGCAATAATAGGTGGGCGAGGTACAGGAAAAAGTTTGTTGTTGGATGCTGTTGCTAAAACTTTTGAAAAAGAACCTAAAAATGAACGAGCACAAAGTATTTCTATTAGAAATGATGATTTTGTTGTAAGCTATGAAAAAACGGATGGTACAAAAATAGAGTATAAAATTCAAGAACAAAATGTGTTAGATTATCTTCATGTTTATCAAGGAAAGGTAAAAGATATTGTTGATCCAAAATTGCCAGAGCACTTAGATAGTGAAATAAAAGGTTTGCTTAACTTTTCAGATGTCCCACAAAGACCTTTTAGTGAAGAAGAAATAAATAGATTGATAAATGAAATTTTTGAAATTAAAGGATTTTTGGAAAAGAAAGATAGTAATGGCAATCTTATAAATTCGTTATCTTTCATAGAACAAGAAATTGGTAAAAAGAAAAAATTGATTAATAACATAACAACAAAGGAAAACACTGAATTGATTGAAAAATATAGTGCTAATTTAAAATTAATTGACAAAGTTGAAAAAATGAAAGAAAATCTTGAATTGTTGTCCAAAGAATTGGTTTCATTTCAAGAAGAAAAAAATAAAATAATTGAAGAATTAAATAAAGAGCTAAGCTCTGATAATAAATTACCGCTTTTAGATTTTAAATTTTATATTGAAAAGATCTTATCAATTAATAATAACAATAATGAATATTTGGAAGAAATTAGAAATGAAAATAAAAATATCAAAGATGAATTCAGAAAAAAGGGAATAATTGGTGATATATCTACATTACTTGAACAAGTAAAAAAATATCAGGAAGAAATTATTGATTTGGAAAATAGAAAAGATGAAGTTATAAAAAAAGAAAAAGATTTGATGCAAAAATTTAGCATTATATCAAATTTTGTGGAAAAATTAGTTGAATCATATAATGACTATGTAATTAATGTAGAAAGAAGTTGGAATTATTTAAAAAAAGGAAAAGAAGATTGGACTGAAGAACAAAAAACATTAGTAGAGAAACTTCTTAGCGATATTAAGGTTAAACCTAGGATAAGTTTTGATAATAAAATTTTTTATGAAAAATTAAAAAAATGTCTAAATTTAAGAATGTTTCAGTCAACAAAAGAACAAAATCAAGAAGATAGAATAAAAGAAGTTTTTAATATACACTCTGAAGAAGATTTTATTAACCTTTTGAAAAATAAAAAAATGATAAACATAAACTCAGAAAAATTTTCGTTATCAGAAATATTAGATAAAAATTTGTTTGTAAAAGATGGCACAAAAGATTTTTTAAAATTATTGTTGATTGAAACTTCAAGTTACTGGAATGTAATTTCTGAAGTGTATTATAAGTCAAAAAGCTTGTCACAATTATCGGTAGGCATGAAAGGTACAATGTATATATGCTTAAAATTGGCTACTGATCCGTTTATAAAACCCTTCATTTTTGATCAACCTGAAGATGATTTAGATAATGATTTTATAATGAATAATCTTGTCCCAATTTTTAGAAAAATAAAAAAATATCGTCAAGTAATAATTGTAACTCACAATGCTAATTTAGTTGTTAATGCTGATGCTGAACAAATTATAGTTGCTGAGAATAATAATGAGTGTATAAGTTACAAAGCTGGCTCACTTGAAAATCCAGATATTAGAAACGAGATTTGCAAAATTTTGGAAGGCGGTGAATATGCATTTAAGCAGCGGGAAAGAAAATATTCTTTTCCTATTCAAAAGGAGGAGGTTGACTAA
- a CDS encoding DUF488 family protein: MEKCRKQLPKFYRQKFLLVLLEVFGKELKKMDFQKYLFLYQQLYRSNNPLYYFVPYKYGPFSFQAYADLHKMENQGFLIVEDTIKLTTKITNYEFLKKEDKKAIEDFYLKFKNLHGRALLQYVYEKYPYYASKSEIRGKITSKEYMQIENTNTEKSLFTLGYEGITIEQYLNMLIKNNIHSVIDVRKNPISMKYGFSRKTLKNALENLNIEYIHLPELGIDSNKRKDLSTLEDYNVLFEYYKKNVLLKQKSAIERILKEYSKKNRVVLTCFEKDPKYCHRSKISDYIENHFGIKVIHL, encoded by the coding sequence ATGGAAAAATGCAGAAAACAATTGCCAAAGTTTTATCGACAAAAGTTTCTTTTAGTTCTTTTAGAAGTTTTTGGCAAGGAATTGAAGAAAATGGACTTTCAAAAGTATTTATTTTTATATCAGCAGTTATATCGTTCAAATAATCCTTTATATTATTTCGTACCATACAAATATGGTCCATTTTCATTTCAGGCATATGCTGATTTACACAAGATGGAAAATCAGGGATTCTTGATAGTTGAAGATACTATTAAGTTAACGACGAAAATAACAAATTATGAATTTCTGAAAAAAGAAGATAAGAAAGCGATTGAAGATTTCTATTTAAAATTTAAAAATCTTCATGGAAGAGCGTTGCTTCAATATGTTTATGAAAAATATCCATATTATGCTAGTAAAAGTGAAATTAGAGGCAAGATAACTTCCAAAGAATATATGCAAATAGAAAATACAAATACCGAAAAATCTTTGTTTACACTTGGTTATGAGGGTATAACAATAGAACAATATTTAAATATGTTAATTAAGAATAATATTCATTCAGTTATTGATGTTAGAAAAAATCCTATCAGTATGAAATATGGTTTTTCAAGAAAAACTTTAAAAAATGCTCTTGAAAATTTAAATATAGAATACATACATTTACCTGAATTAGGGATTGATTCTAATAAACGAAAAGATCTTTCGACCCTGGAGGATTATAATGTTTTATTTGAGTATTACAAAAAAAATGTTTTATTAAAGCAAAAAAGTGCTATTGAAAGAATATTAAAAGAATATTCAAAAAAGAATCGGGTTGTACTTACATGTTTTGAGAAAGATCCAAAATATTGTCATAGATCAAAAATAAGTGATTATATAGAAAATCATTTTGGAATAAAGGTGATACATCTATGA
- a CDS encoding nucleotidyltransferase domain-containing protein: MIDMQLFMTKDGDICSVEGWWHPEDKVICNYIYLQHPDGDVEIEGNRYVKVIRKKDGSWRSFEEQLEFIKKFGRRYIRAYFIKHKMVIDKNKIKKFYDPFYTFKQFSRNYPKEFSDLKEFLKIVGIDEKEYDNIGMVGSYQVGLRKEKSDIDVLFRFNLERNMEIFRKITALSSKKEMEVFDRGKKTPLRVYFKEKIFCCHFAYKNIEDIPKIFSRRYINLGKVNCEIEVIDNIHSIYTPTILLGKIVRTGQKIVIVIYHGGNKGEYKVGDVLNVYGEKIDSGTGIFLNVEEVEKVYDEGKIRC; this comes from the coding sequence ATGATTGATATGCAGTTATTTATGACAAAAGACGGTGATATCTGTAGTGTGGAAGGTTGGTGGCATCCGGAAGATAAGGTTATATGTAATTATATATATTTACAACATCCTGACGGAGATGTGGAAATTGAGGGGAATAGGTATGTAAAAGTAATACGAAAAAAAGATGGAAGCTGGCGTAGCTTTGAAGAACAATTGGAGTTTATTAAAAAATTTGGTAGAAGATATATTAGAGCGTATTTTATCAAACACAAAATGGTAATTGATAAAAATAAAATAAAAAAGTTTTATGATCCATTTTATACATTCAAGCAGTTTTCTAGGAACTATCCCAAGGAATTTTCTGATTTAAAAGAGTTTTTAAAAATAGTAGGGATAGATGAAAAAGAATATGACAATATAGGAATGGTTGGTTCGTATCAGGTGGGGTTGAGGAAAGAGAAAAGTGACATAGATGTTTTATTTAGGTTTAATTTAGAAAGAAATATGGAAATATTTAGAAAAATTACTGCTCTTTCTTCTAAAAAAGAAATGGAAGTGTTTGATAGGGGAAAGAAAACACCCCTTAGGGTTTATTTCAAAGAAAAAATATTTTGCTGCCACTTTGCTTACAAAAATATTGAAGATATACCTAAAATATTTTCAAGACGGTATATAAATTTGGGCAAGGTAAATTGTGAAATAGAAGTTATAGATAACATACATTCTATATATACACCAACTATACTTTTGGGAAAAATTGTCAGAACAGGTCAAAAGATAGTAATTGTTATATATCATGGTGGTAATAAAGGAGAGTATAAAGTAGGAGATGTTTTAAACGTATACGGAGAAAAAATAGATAGCGGCACAGGTATTTTTTTGAATGTGGAAGAGGTTGAAAAAGTATATGATGAGGGTAAGATAAGATGTTAA
- a CDS encoding class I SAM-dependent methyltransferase → MLNKKYNFEMVWNKVWNTSNTYSDERVRDYISKIKGLQIVEYIKREFKENRFEKIAEIGCGDCRVLKFVGEQLNCRELIGIDISKSAIEKAKGLYKNKIVLKLGTATDIPIQDNYCDIVLSLGVIEHYKLKEDMERAVKEMYRVLKPGGVAVIMVPNKISFGVVDRILQQSFRNWMYGFQKELTPEQMRDIVKNCGFSVIKYKVFDFILVPGVKKPLRFYAIKILDSFFKKIIKDCGFYLYTFSKK, encoded by the coding sequence ATGTTAAACAAGAAATATAACTTTGAGATGGTTTGGAATAAAGTTTGGAATACAAGTAACACTTATTCAGATGAAAGGGTAAGAGATTATATTTCAAAAATAAAAGGGTTGCAGATAGTTGAATACATAAAGAGGGAATTTAAAGAAAATAGATTTGAAAAGATTGCCGAAATAGGCTGTGGTGATTGTAGAGTTTTAAAATTTGTTGGGGAACAGCTTAACTGTAGGGAGTTAATTGGCATTGATATTTCAAAAAGCGCTATAGAAAAAGCAAAGGGGTTGTACAAAAATAAAATTGTGTTAAAACTTGGAACTGCAACAGATATACCGATCCAGGATAATTATTGTGATATTGTATTATCACTAGGGGTAATAGAGCATTATAAGTTAAAAGAAGACATGGAAAGAGCTGTAAAAGAGATGTATAGAGTTTTAAAACCAGGAGGTGTAGCGGTAATAATGGTTCCAAATAAAATATCTTTTGGAGTAGTTGATAGAATTTTGCAACAAAGTTTTAGAAATTGGATGTATGGTTTTCAAAAAGAATTGACACCTGAGCAAATGAGAGATATAGTTAAAAATTGTGGGTTTTCAGTTATTAAATATAAAGTTTTTGATTTTATTTTAGTACCTGGTGTGAAAAAACCTTTAAGATTTTATGCGATAAAAATATTAGATAGTTTTTTTAAGAAAATCATAAAAGATTGTGGGTTTTATTTGTATACATTTTCGAAAAAATAG
- a CDS encoding DMT family transporter, with amino-acid sequence MIYAILSAVLMGSTAIFNKLALKEFNPMFATIINALVASIFSLFFVKKFRKLRMNFYVVFVGLFNAAGLLFMFIGLSKLDPGIAMVLGTSYYIFTSMYSVLLFKEKLSVNVLLQIIINIFGIILIIMPSYRMEIPNLIGGIFAVSSALFFATSNSIAKLSKIQADFLVFANNVITFLVIGVLYSTVYGNNSISFSFRGIFFLSIAAFIGSFLGLYFYYKSLSRIDFSIANIVRTLNPITALLLSRLFFPNVITTRQWIGIIIVIFSIYRLNVLINNSRIKLNSEN; translated from the coding sequence ATGATTTATGCTATTCTTTCGGCAGTATTAATGGGAAGTACGGCAATTTTTAACAAGTTGGCGCTCAAAGAATTTAATCCTATGTTTGCTACTATTATTAATGCTTTAGTAGCAAGTATTTTTTCTTTGTTTTTTGTGAAAAAATTCCGAAAATTGAGGATGAATTTTTATGTTGTTTTTGTGGGATTGTTTAATGCCGCAGGACTTCTTTTTATGTTTATTGGTCTTTCGAAGCTTGATCCGGGAATAGCTATGGTACTTGGAACTTCATACTATATTTTTACTTCAATGTATTCCGTACTTTTATTTAAGGAAAAGCTTTCAGTAAATGTACTTTTGCAGATAATAATTAATATTTTTGGAATTATATTAATTATTATGCCTTCATATAGAATGGAAATTCCAAATCTTATTGGTGGTATATTTGCTGTTTCATCTGCTTTATTTTTTGCTACGAGTAATTCAATTGCAAAATTATCAAAAATACAGGCAGATTTTTTGGTTTTTGCAAACAATGTAATAACTTTTCTGGTTATTGGTGTTCTTTACTCTACTGTTTATGGAAATAATAGTATTTCATTTAGTTTTCGTGGAATTTTCTTTCTTTCCATAGCGGCATTTATAGGTTCATTTTTAGGGTTGTATTTCTACTATAAAAGTTTAAGCAGGATAGATTTCTCGATTGCAAATATAGTAAGAACTTTAAATCCAATAACTGCACTGCTTCTTTCAAGGTTATTTTTCCCCAACGTTATAACAACAAGGCAGTGGATAGGGATAATAATTGTAATTTTTTCTATATATAGGTTGAACGTTTTAATAAATAACTCTAGAATAAAACTAAATTCTGAAAACTGA